In the Thunnus thynnus chromosome 24, fThuThy2.1, whole genome shotgun sequence genome, GGCCACAGATACTCCTGAGAAAAGGAGATGATAACACAGATGAAGATATGACAGTCATTTTGTAACATTGCTGAAATAATAATTGACTGAATACTTTCTTAATTAATCGCCTGACTGATTAATACCTCTACCTGGTAATAGCCTTGGAAACAAGATAGGCAAGCTCAGCGATGTTCAGGACCATACAGATAGAAGAGGCGGTGGCCATGAAAATGGTGAAGATGGTTTTCTCGGTTGGGCGTGAGATGAAACAGTCCACCAGGTTAGGACACGGCCACTGGTCACACTGCACCAGCCGTGGCATCTGGAAACCATCGTACACCACGTACAAGGCATACCTGGAGAGACaaccacacatactgtatgcagatGGTATGATTATACCAAACCAGCAATATGGTAGATTCACAGGAAATCAGAATCACAGATCTTACATGAAGCCTCCCTCAAACAGCAGCCTGAACACCAGACTGCATGCATATGTCCACCAGAGAGCGCCAGCGATCGGGAGTCTCCGTCTCTTCAGAGTCTCCAGCTCTCCCTCCTGGCCCTTGTTGCTGAGGAAACCAGCTCTACCAGACGCCTGTCACACAGaatcacataaacacacaaaacaggaCCAGAAAAGAAACACAGGATCACAGAGGCATGACATGATTAAACAAGACAACACATGACAAGACATGACAGAATATGACATGACAAGATAAAGCAAGACCAAATATATGGAAGGCCAAACATGACATTTCTGAGAGGTTATTTGCTCAAATGACCTTCCATACATACCAGAAAAGAAGTGAAGTGATATGACGTGACAACATTATATGAAACATATGAATAtgaaacatacatacatacaaacaatatatgaaaatgaacaGCACACACACCTGCAAGACCCTCTTCTTATCGCTATGGTTCCGATAGGCCACATACATGGCAACCAGGAGCGTCGGTGTGGAGACAAAGACAAGTTGGAGACACCAGAGACGGATGTGAGAGACAGGAAAGAATTGATCATAGCAGACGTTCTCACAGCCAGGCTGAAAGgaagagagtgagactgaaaaACCTGATCGCTGTTATtcgtctttggagctgtttctaaacaaactaacgtgaacATGTTACCCAGCGtggcggtgtggctcattgacgtgtttttggatgacaaaaatatatcaggctttggatacacacacaatacttgttagcagccaaacatgagatttgttgacaataagaaaaatcacATCCTTTAAGTCAGTTGCTTTAAAGATGCCGTCATTAGGTGATCTGAATGAGCTAAAATGAAGTGTAACAGTAGCACAAGTCATAAAGGTGAGTCAGTATTGTCGGTTACAGAGCAATATCTAGTAAGGCTGTAGAGGCAAAACTGCTGAGTGTACTGAAATGGGtaataggggtgtgcccgaatacaagtgggttttttacaaatatttgtttcatacaaatatttcaaaaattatttgttttcaggaagaaaaaacggtgtgctgtctctgtgttatgggtgtataaataggtagaggtcagTCTGGATTGAGGCAacgagtaaagttttagctcagtagtcagcgcagtcatctatgatctgggagactccagtttgagacctggtTTGGGGACTTCCTTCTTAAGGTAgattattcataaacacttattgtgacactttcatttttctaaaattaaaagcataacaaaaacaggattttcaagcctctttccacttttattcaaatacaaataaaaataaaataaaatactgggctctctgcacatccctaattcAAAAGTTACACAGTTGCACTTTAATGCTTTtattagcaaatattactgCCATATAAGACTTTAATTTATCAGAGCTGTCAAAAACCATTAAGTAGTGACAGTACATTTCAGAATTGTAATTAATATTGGAATATATGCAGCATGATCCTCCAAAATCTATTCATTACTATATAGAAAGAATCTGAGCCTGAAGTTAATATCATGTACTGAGTTGTTGTATTCACATACAGGTAAATGTCATCATGATGTCATACCATCCTACATACCACGCAACAAGGAGACAAGACATGATTACCATATTTTCATAAATGAGTTCACCGACTAGCTGCCTTACCTGTAGTGTGTTACAGGTGAAGTCAGACTGCTCGTCGCCCCAGACGCTCTCAGCAGCAACAACCAGCACCATGACCCGGAAAATAAACAGCACCGAGAGCCAGATTTTACCCAGGCTGGTGGAGTGACGGTTCGCCCCCACCAACTGAGTGTACAGAGCAGGCCAAGACATCCTggagaaacagacacagacatgagaatggGAATAACAATATTAAAGTCACTGAAGTGACTTTTTGACAGTTCAAGCCTCTAGATTCAGCGTCAGGTTTGGCTGCTTCCTTTGAGCCACACATTGACAGCGACACAGATGGAGAGTAAGAACCACGGCAGTGGCAAAAGATGAAAGCAGAGACAGGCAATGAAACAAAAGCGAAgtttgaaagagaaagaggatgaaAAGGAATGAaactgagaggaggaggaggagagaaggccCAGTGCCAGCATTCATGTGAACTGATGAACCTCTCTGCCCACTGTGGACTGTACTGAACCGAGCCCACTCACCTAAAACCACACTGAACACACTGTACAAACCCACACTACTACAGTCCTCACCGAGCCTCACCGCTCACCAgatcgattgattgatttattgattcaATGATTATTTGAATGATGTGTACTGTGCTGATAAGATCACTTCTTTAGTtgtaaaatgtttcacaaaaagtggaaaacataaaacagatgattcaaattttatattttctaaaattacTTCTTATAAAAGTGATGTCAGACTTTATGTGATGacatttctttattaaaaaggtatttttctCACCTTGAGTCAGGTTGTTTGTAGGAAAATATTCCACATGGTCCTCTCCAgcttgaaaacaaacacacagctcacTATCACATCATTACTGGCAAAACTAGATGAAACAAGATGAAATGGAATCTGAAACTAATATAAGGATCAAAACACAAACCTGCAGCTCCTGCTTCCTTTGCATCAAATAAAAGATGCGCCTCTGCTGTCAAGTCAGCCAGAATGAAATATGATGACTTCCTGTGACGAGTTTCAAAGTAAAACCTCAGAGAGGAAGAAGCTACACAAAAAGTACAGACATAGAAACTGAGATGATACTTTGATAATAGAATCTGTGATGAGTACTGTGATGAGTACCTTGATAATGGGCCAAGATGGTGCAGGTGTGCATATAGgatcatgatgtcacacaaaGCCAAAGATGgaggttttattattattttattttgcttctgTTGTTTGTACTGTGCCAAAAAGTTGAAATTAAAGaataatttcacaaaaaaagagaaatattaaaGAGGAAAtgtagaaaagagaaaaaccaTTCAGAGATATTGATTTAATTGTAAGGATTTACAAAATACTGCTGGGATTACTTTCACAAGAGCCTCTGCTAATGATGAAAGTAGTAAAATATATtcctatatatttatatattcagaAACTAATTCTTCATCCAGTTAGGTGCGTAAAGGAGAGAACTGTCAGTCATAAACTGTACGGTCTAATTAAAAATGACTCCTGTCCTATAAAAAGAATTTACCCCCTTTGGAAATTCTCATGTTGTATTGAATCGAAGTAGATTTCATGTGGCTTTTTTTGGAAGTGATCAACAGAGAAATCAAACACATTTCTGCAATCTAAATGACATACAGACGTGAATTACCCCCTTTAACATGACACACCTAAGTCATCACAGGTGCAACCGATTAGTTTTAGAAGTCACGTAATTAGTTAAACAGAGATCACCTGTGTGCAGTCAAGAAGTGTCAGTTAACTGGACTGTAAATACATCTGTATATGGAAGGTCCAGTTATCGTGGCAAAACCTGTGGCATGAAGTCAAAGCAACACTCCAAGCtaaataaatgctgtttttttgttgatcagtgtcaaaaaaacacattaaatctaCTTTGATTTAATGTtgtgaaacagtaaaatatgaaaacttCCAAGGGGAGTGAATACTCTTTATAGGCACTGCAGTATTGCACTTCTCAGGGGACTCACCTCACAAGaggcagataaaaaaaagaaaggtcagAATCACAGCAGTAGAGGCTGAGATGTTAGGCTCAAActccaacaaacacaaatgatcacATTAACTTTAATGTTGATGTAAAATTGGTGTCCAGGGTGATTGCACTAACAGAGGGCCTGTGCAGTCTCAAACTCAGAGGTTTGATAGAACAAAGTTGCATTgtggtgtaaatgtgtgtgtgtgtttgtgtgtgtgagtgtaacaGGACACAGGTAGAGAGTCAAAGTGACTTTTCAGAAGCAAAACATCACTTGGCAGCAGTGGGCCTGCAGGacagtgctgctctgtgtcCTGTTAATGACTGTGACTGTGAGCTTTTCCCACTGTTTGCTGAAGTGTGGGAGTAAAACCAACTTCCTCAGTTTACACTGTGGATTCTCacaaaagtgaagtgaaaaccTTTGAATAAACTGCAAAATGCACTATTCTGCATATTCTGTTTGAGATACAACATTGATATTTGTAGACAAACTGTGCACCAGTAGTATATGAGTGAAAAAGTATTCTGACTCTTGTGTAGGAATTATGATTTCATTACACATGTCTATTTGTTTTCATGAGTAATGAAGCACGGGCTGCTGGTAAGGACAggttcagtttttcaagtctgtcctaaaacaacagtcaggagcccaaatgaacactgacacgtGTTTTCCttcctgtaatcattcctccttaATTAAGAGATCCCctcacttacaatgtaagtgatagggaaatgtatttaaaagtttatttgaagataatatgagacttcagccgtccaaatgagtcaaatcaagtcaatatctgtCAACATCCTTCTTGTTTTTACGacccttccactgcagctcaacagggaaacactgtccgttgagacacaaagagtgaattttttactaaaaagactgtaagtgtggaagatatccacttaacTTGAtgaactcagactgctgaagcttcatttatgattcagataaactttcaaatacattttagctcaaaatgaggactgtggtcctgtaagcacatttggagaCGTTATAATGgtcaggaggaatgattacagcaagaaaaagctgtttcaatgttcattttgtcacctgactgttattttaagacagacttgacaaATTGTAAACCCGTCCTTTAAATTTAGATTCTCCTCTGCATCACTACATGTAACACGACCCTAGAAAATGAGCAGTGATGATTGCAAAGGGCGAGAAAACGTCCTGGGTTGACTTGAGACAGAGAGGGCGTCAGTGATTCTAATGGAGTCATTAGGGGAATAACAGCGACACTTATTCCTGATGCATATCAATGAATGGATATCAGTGTCAGGACCCGACTCAAAGAACCACTGTTTGATCTTTCGGCCAGGACGGGGCTGGCAGATTGTTTCAAGCTGGTCTATGCCATCCATTCTGAtgagaggtggtggtggggtgaacagagagaggaggggggggggggggtcacacaaaatgaatgagtagggagaaagagagagagagagagaggtaaaatAGAGCTGATTGTTAGAGTAGCTCCTGATCAGCCAGCCAGCGGGAGAACAGAGGGGGCCAGTGTcagggtacacacacacaaaacacacactgcagacattCAACACACACTGTACGACGCTCACATATATATGGTACACATgttggtcacacacacacacacacagactcacacacaaacacacagactgtaatgagtgagggggagagcagcATGTGACTGAATAGCACGTCGCGGTTCTGTAGGTGGACTTGGCTGACTGATCCTGGATCAGCCACTCAAGTCTGTACGAGCACTGCAGGACGTTTTGGTGATTTCTGGAGTTTGCAGATTTTGCTGGGATGTTTCATCTCATTCCAGATGTAAAATCAGGACCACCAACATCTATAGCTACATAGTTTTAAAAGGGCAGAACATTCAAAAGGTtatgatattaaaataaattactaaaaatgaaccagatatttgttttttcaggaaatgaaatgaaaatgtaaagcaaaatattttaatgttccactgtttttcattttaatcatttgacTCTTTAAAGGGATTGAGACTTGATTTGATATTTCCAAAACATAATCAGTTTTGCTCTTGTACATTCAtgcagaaacaataaaaaagaagacagacaggTTTTGCACAGTCATGAGGATTTTGAGGAATTTGCCTAACAGCAGATTTATGGCTCATTATGGCACACATTATTTGTGTGGCAGTTCCTGCTTTGAGGAACTGATGATCGCAgagttgtttttaatatttgaaaacattgtaatttttcaaatattttctgtttgtacGAACAAAACAAGTCGTGACATGATGATAGCTCTCAAATCAGTATGTGACGGAGAACAGATGCAACAGAGCAGTGGGATTTGTCCTTTACAGTTGTTAAATGGTGAATTTTCCTTAGTGCTAAactttttttgcagatgatgaggGCTTCTGCACAagaggaataaataaaacttatgAGGAGATTGCAAGAGACATTCAATGAGGTAGTCCATTGAAACAGTTagttaaattaaaaaggaaatttCCATCATAGTTAGGTGGGTTATATTGATTAGTACGGGAAAGCAAATAAATCAATGTATCAaatgataaatacatttcattagTAAATGAGTTGCTCTCTATGTGGAAAATAGATGCATGATCACTCCGAAGCAGCAGGGGGCGATAAATGCCGCGAAGTCAGAGAAAAGGAAACGGAAACTGTCTCACTTTGTGCTGCAGCCTGTTACGATAAAATATCCAAGCAAGGTGGTGGAAGCTGCTACCTAAGTGCTTTCATACATtactaaaaaaataacaatggcTCTTGAGTCGCGAATCACACAGGAAGAAATTAAGAAGGAGCCAGAGAAGCCCATTGACCGAGAAAAGGTAGAGAGCGGGACGTTTTCCTCACAGCCTGGTTTAACTCTGTTTACCTGTTAGCACGAAGCTAACTTGGTTTGCTAACAGCTTGCAGACTGATTTCTGTTTCTAGGAGAAACCCAGAAATGTTATTCGAAACACTGTTAGCTCAGTCTTAGtgatttcagttgtttttatgCAGCTGCTGTTGGTAATTTGCAGTTAACATGAAACAAAGGAACGACGTGAAGTAACGTTAGCTTAGTGCTAGCGAGCCAGCTAATCATCAAgcagtcaaactttatttgtatagcatctttcatacaGATTAGTGCAATCAAATAGATTtaaaagttataataataataaaattgagtgaaatgaaaactaaataaaagctagataaaatagattaaaaaacaaaacaaagaaaaaaatatataataataatattaataataacgTAAGAGATCAAATAAAGCTTTGCAACATGAATGcaataaaataagtgaataaataaagtaaataatgtctGTAAATCATTCTAAATCTAAAGCCAGAATGAAGAGGTAGGTTATAATCGTACTAGAAGCTACTCAGAGCATTTGGTAATTTGTTGCCATGAAATGTAAGTAGTTactcaatttaaaacaaaagttaGACTTAACAATCCTACCACAGTCTGCTGTATGAGCAAACTCTGTTGGAAAAGTGCAATTTTAATGTTTACATGTATATGAGTGGGTAAAGCCACAGAATGTAGCTGGTTgaagtttgtctttttatgaAACTAAACCGTGTAAATTCGGCGTGTAAACAATTCAAAGCAGCACTTAGTTTCCAGTGCTGCTAGTCTCTAGTCTCTGTTATTTGCATcttatgtgtttatgtggttATTTCTTTTACTTAAATTTCATCTGCTTTATATGAGCTTATATCTTTTATCtacattttacttatttatatatGAAATTATTTCTTTAACATTGCACTTGcacatttgttttatgtatGGGCTCAGTGCAATATATTTGCAGTAtatttgcaataaaaaatattaaattgtaATTATTCGGTTTGGCCGCTAGATGGCAGTCAATGCTCAACACTCCACCACTGTCAAGCCTGATACCATAGCAAGTCAAcaagtaaaacattaaaaatatgcaGTGTGGATGTATctcatttatttgtatgtctGCCTGTAAAAAGGCTTTCATGTTAGTGCGTTTCTAATACTATAATACCACTGTACTtacaaattatacatatttatttatgtgctaTACATTTCACTCGTTACTGTAGatttgaacaggctgtatatcTATTATATAGACATATAGTAgatatacagcctgttcaaatatacagtaactataaGTATATAGTAACATGTCACTGTTTTTACCAtgtaatatttatctcagcactctgtgcactcttcacttctttgcactcTTTGTATACTGTTCACAGTTCACCGAAACACTTTCACCTGTATACAGTCATTCCTTGTGTAcgtttctgaagattgttgtgttattttgtacattgagagccactaaaccagagtcaaattccttgtatgtgtaaacatacttggccaataaagatgattctgatgtTAATAGGATTGGATTTTAAAGCAACAATAAGATGCTGTTCAACATCTGTACTTGTTGCTGTTTGGTCTTGTTCATTTTTTCTCTATATTCTTGTGTTTCATGCTTATTTGTGCTGCAGACTTGCCCCCTTCTGCTGCGAGTATTCACCACCAACAGTGGCCGACACCACAGAGCAGATGAATTTGCCCGTGGCAACGTTCCCTCTAGTGAACTGCAGATATACACATGGTGAGATCACCaacatttcactttatttcttgGTTGTCTTTAGTATAAAGACATATATATTATAAGTGCTTGTAGAAGTAATATTTGATGTGAATGTAGGTtctgattctgtgtgtgtgtgtgtgtgtgtgtgtgtgtgtgtgtgtgtgttcaggatgGATGCTACTCTGAAGGAGCTTACCAGCCTAGTGAAGGAAGTGTATCCAGAGGCCAGGAAAAAGGGGACCCACTTCAGCTTTGCCATCGTCTACCCCGACCCCCGGGGGAAAGTGTACAGGTTGGTACCACAGGACTGGTGAATGGAccggtgaatgtgtgtgcaccacatatttaaacatgttcctttcttctccttcagGTTGAAAGACATCGGCAGCACTATATCCGGCAGGAAGGGTGCCGACGACTCCATGACGCTGCAGTCTCAGCGCTTCCAGATTGGAGACTATCTAGATATCGCTATCACACCACCTAACAGAGCCCCGCCCCTTAGCACACGCATGAGGCCCttttaaacatacacacacaccaacatacaTACTTAAACCAACACATGTGAACTGaagtttggttttgttgttagttttttttttttttcttatgcaTCCTCTTTGATGGTTTTTGCCTCATTTTCTAAAACGTGAAGTGTAATAAAGTTGTCATTTTTTCCAATGATTCCGCCTCTTCCTGTGTATCATACTGTGTGAGATGGTTGTGGAAATTGATTCttaatttgtcacatttttttctgtgcatgGAGTAGCATTTATACTGGGGGGGAAGCTCTCCTTTTTTCAGGCTCAAGGCAGTCCCAAGTTACATTAAATATTCTTTTCAGTCAAAATATGAAGTCTGCGTAAACATGTGTAATGCAGTAAATTGAAAGTACTCTGGGAATCCTGTTGAGTAATTTTAAGTATCATCAGATTAGCTCTTTCAGTTACAGCAGCTGATTTCCAACACTTCCATGAGAGCTGCAGGAATGTTACATCAGATAAAATCTGGCCTTTGAAGCCGGAAAACAGCAGCATGTATTAAATAGAAGTGGTAGAAACAAGCTGTCTGGTTATATTAGTACTGTTGTGTGCTCAGTGAAGAGAAATTAATGTTGATAGTTGGAACAGGAAGTTGAAGCCTGTCCCGCACATGCGCAGTgccacacactgacagctgagCTAGCAGAAGAAACCAGCTAAACTAGCTTACTTGTTAGCTCAAGAAAGCTGTCGTTTGCACACCAAAACACACGTTGAAATGTTTCGGAGGAAGTTGACAGCTCTAGATTATCATAATCCCAACGGATTTGACTGCACAGGTAAGAAGAAACTCGTTAAGGAGCTCTTGAGTTGGTGAGTGGAGTTAAACGTGGAGCCGGCTAACGTGGAAGGAGACTACGCAGCGCCAAAGTCCACTTAAATATAGTAGTTTCGTGGTGTTTTTATTGCTGACAAACGTGTCTGTTTGTTAAAAGACTACACAAAATCACTTACAACCTCTTAGCACACCACACTTTTTTTCGGCATTGCTAATTTGAAGTAAACGCTCAGTTTTGCTCCTTGTGTTTACAATTAAATTCCAACATATGTCAACTAAAATTGAAAAGATGCAATTTAGCAAGCAAGTacatcaaaatatgaaaaatggcattttatttgcatatatCCAGTCAGAATTCAGGCTAATTTCTGAGCtgtaaatgtcagtttaagACAGTCAAAGCAGTGAATTAAAATGCTTCACACAGACTCAAATGCAAACAACTTGCATCCTGCCATAAGTAGCTGAATGACAGAgatcatttgtatttatttgtgtagaTGTTTGTGTTATATGATGTCAAATCATTGCATTTAGCTGCTGAGATAATATTTGTCCAGTAATCTACTCATGTGTatctgtctcctctctgctcaGATGAGACACAGTTTAGGAACTGCATTGTGTGGCTGGAAGACCAGAAGATTCGACACTATAAGATAGAGGACAGAGGCAACCTGAGGAACATCCCCAGCTCAGACTGGCCCAAAGCCTACCAGAAGGTGACACCAGCACACTGCCACGTTCAATGTCAGTCAGTGAAATGTTAGCAAACCACCTTAAAGCTGACCTGAATGGTATTTATAAATAGAAATCTCGTATCTGCTGCTACCAGACATCTGTACTATTGTTGTGGAAATGTCTGCACGTGCATGAGTTGTGTTTGAACTTCCcttttcctgtgtgcagtacCTGCAGGATGTGAACTGTCCGTTTGGAGTTCAGGAGAAGCAGGAGGCTGTAGACTGGTTACTGGGCCTGGCTGTACGATATGAATACGGAGACAATGGTATGATGTCAGCACACGTGCATCTGTTGTGAAAATTGCAGCTTTGATATCAGAGTATTTTGTCAGGACTCCAAACTAGTAATAATAACGTCTCTTGAAATACTGATGATGACCAGTAGATGGAGACGTTATAAAAGCTATAACGTGTTCTGGTGATGTCAGCTCACCAGTcctacagtttgttttcagagTTTTAACAGAAACTTTGCCTGTAGAGCCAAAACTGTCATTTCTGACCAAAAATCTGTCTCTCCTCAGTGGATAAGTATAAGAACTGTCAGCCGCTGGCAGCCTCCGGCAACAGCGACAAAGCAGTGGATCCTCTCGTCAACCTTGACAGTGAGTAGAAACACCACCCCGCTCCTCTTGCTCGTCCTTGCACTTTGCTTCCTCACattctttcttctctcccttcTTTTTTGATCTCTTCATTTCAGACGAAGGAGGCAATTATAACAcgatgtgtgttttttcaggtAACTCGCCAGATTTCAAAGCAGGAGTGATGGCTCTGTCTAACATCCTCAAGATACAACGGCACGACGACTACCTGGTTATGCTCAAGGTGAGAgtgtgttcatactgtatgtgggtatcaagatgttttcactttgattttacatttctgtaaattGTGTGCCTCAGCTTCACGACTCAGACTgtttatatactttatattatgTGAAGTTTACttatttaagaagaaaattgtTAATCTGTTGGTCTGTTCCTGCCAGGCTATTCGTATTCTCATCCAAGACAGACTTTCTCCAGAAGCCATCACTAAAGCCAGCCAGAACAGAGAGGTAAGCTGAAgatacacatgtgcacatgttATGTATTAGGAATCTTCTGGTAAAACTGCAGTTAAGTGATTCAAATTAGGGAAAGTTTGGGATTCTTTCTCAGttgtaaatattttcttctttgttcCAGGGTGTTCCAGTAGCTTTAGACAAACACATCTTGGGTTTCGATACTGGAGGTGagtgctgcttttttttctgacatcacGCTgtagaaagtaaagaaaaggcAAACTGATGCAGCAGggtttgtttggattttttgacACACGTTGATGTATCGGTGCAAGGACGTACACTCAGCCGGGCAGCCCTGTGATCGGAAATCTCCTAGCGAGCTGCGGCGCGGAGCAACACACATGTATCCAATAAAAGTTAATCATCTatggcaaagtaaaataaatgttcactCTGTCCTCTCCCCTCAGATGCAACTCTGAACGAAGCGGCCCAGATCCTCCGTCTGCTGCACATCGAGGAGCTGAGGGAGCTCCAGACTAAGATCAACGAGGCCATCGTAGCCGTTCAGGCCATCATAGCCGACCCCAAGACCGACCACAGGCTGGGCAAGGTCGGCAGATGAGAGCGAGGACGAAGAGGAGTGCCGGAGGAAGGGATGGACTGAACCGCGGGagttttaatttgattttggaGAAGACGCCTGTTTAAGTTCGAGTCGGGACagaaatgagtttgtttttctgttgttgcatGAGATCAGACTGTGCTCAAGTTGGGAATTTGACGCAAATATGAGTGAATGCCAGGTTTTCagtagctttttaaaatttttgtacAGAAGCTTAGGTTAAGTTGATACCAACCTTATCAAATGTACACTATTATGTTTCTAGCCATGTTACAATAGTTGCTGAACAGTTTGTATTGAGGTACTAATTTTCAATCACAtgttaaatcattcattttttcagaGTCTGAGGTTGAACCTTCTGATAAACTCCTGGTTGCCATCATCTCCCTCAATAGAAATCACAAAGAAGCTCCTGAAATATTGAAACTGACAGTTATATTTgtacctttttgtttttcagctgaaaGAAAAGATTAGTTTGAAATGGAATATGAATTGATGCTGTATTAGGAAATACATAAATGCAGTTGAACTGAGTTTGGCTCTTGTACTTCCTCTATTGTGGATGTCTGGATGTCATTTTCCTGTTGAGCAATAACCTCCAAAACAATCTGTCAAGTAccaaatcacatttttattgttataaatATCACATCTTATAAAAAGATAAAGATTTGAAAAGTAGTAGTAGTGAAAgtatttggcaaaaaaaaaaaaaaaaaagaataacgTCATTTCCATTGTGTGAAATCCAGATTAGTAGTGCAGAGAAATGTAGCAGGACTGTAGTTGCTGTGGTCTGACTGTGGCTCACAGGGCTGAGGGAGACAGATTATCACACATAATCTGATTACAGTAACCTGATTACAAAAACTTTCAGACATGCAACAATGGCAGTGATATTCCACTTAGATTTCATAGAGTGTGTAAGAACAACAACAGGTTTCTGAGTATGTTCTGTAGATTCTATTTCTAATCCAGTAAACAATGATCAGTGAACAGACGTGAATGTCTTCAGTATTGATTGTGTCAGACTTTtcatatgagagtggtatcaatcttctcatgtaGCTCTCAGCAGGagagtgaataagtgtatttcccaaaaagtcaagctgtatttatttctgttcaGACACCATTCTGTACGCTATATAATTAGA is a window encoding:
- the LOC137176915 gene encoding gap junction beta-2 protein-like encodes the protein MSWPALYTQLVGANRHSTSLGKIWLSVLFIFRVMVLVVAAESVWGDEQSDFTCNTLQPGCENVCYDQFFPVSHIRLWCLQLVFVSTPTLLVAMYVAYRNHSDKKRVLQASGRAGFLSNKGQEGELETLKRRRLPIAGALWWTYACSLVFRLLFEGGFMYALYVVYDGFQMPRLVQCDQWPCPNLVDCFISRPTEKTIFTIFMATASSICMVLNIAELAYLVSKAITRSICGQRERKSSRERMQNKTN
- the sap18 gene encoding histone deacetylase complex subunit SAP18; its protein translation is MALESRITQEEIKKEPEKPIDREKTCPLLLRVFTTNSGRHHRADEFARGNVPSSELQIYTWMDATLKELTSLVKEVYPEARKKGTHFSFAIVYPDPRGKVYRLKDIGSTISGRKGADDSMTLQSQRFQIGDYLDIAITPPNRAPPLSTRMRPF
- the rtraf gene encoding RNA transcription, translation and transport factor protein, whose product is MFRRKLTALDYHNPNGFDCTDETQFRNCIVWLEDQKIRHYKIEDRGNLRNIPSSDWPKAYQKYLQDVNCPFGVQEKQEAVDWLLGLAVRYEYGDNVDKYKNCQPLAASGNSDKAVDPLVNLDSNSPDFKAGVMALSNILKIQRHDDYLVMLKAIRILIQDRLSPEAITKASQNREGVPVALDKHILGFDTGDATLNEAAQILRLLHIEELRELQTKINEAIVAVQAIIADPKTDHRLGKVGR